One region of Culex pipiens pallens isolate TS chromosome 2, TS_CPP_V2, whole genome shotgun sequence genomic DNA includes:
- the LOC120415439 gene encoding histone H3.1-like, with the protein MARTKQTARKSTGGKAPRKQLATKAARKSAPATGGVKKPHRFRPGTVALREIRRYQKSTDLLLRKAPFQRLVREVAQDYKTDLRFQSSSVMALQEACEAYLVGLFEDTNLCAIHAKRVTIMPKDIQLARRVRGERD; encoded by the coding sequence ATGGCTCGTACCAAGCAAACCGCTCGGAAGTCAACTGGTGGCAAGGCCCCGCGCAAGCAACTGGCAACCAAAGCCGCTCGTAAGAGTGCGCCAGCCACGGGAGGAGTGAAGAAGCCCCATCGGTTCCGGCCGGGAACGGTGGCCCTGCGGGAGATTCGCCGCTACCAGAAGTCTACGGATCTGCTGCTGCGCAAGGCGCCCTTCCAGCGTCTGGTGCGTGAGGTGGCCCAGGACTACAAGACGGATCTTCGCTTCCAGAGCTCGTCGGTGATGGCACTGCAGGAGGCTTGCGAGGCGTACCTGGTCGGGCTGTTCGAGGACACTAATCTGTGCGCGATTCATGCCAAGCGAGTCACGATCATGCCGAAGGACATCCAGCTGGCTCGGCGCGTTCGTGGAGAACGTGATTGA
- the LOC120415438 gene encoding histone H2B-like, protein MPPKSAAVKTVAASPTGAVAAAVKKAGAGRSKKNIAKSSGLEKPKKRKSRKESYAIYIYKVLKQVHPDTGISSKAMSIMNSFVNDVFERISAEASRLVHYNKRQTVTSREIQTAVRLLLPGELAKHAVSEGTKAVTKYTSSRE, encoded by the coding sequence ATGCCACCGAAGTCAGCTGCGGTCAAGACGGTCGCGGCCTCGCCTACGGGAGCTGTTGCTGCTGCGGTGAAGAAGGCCGGTGCCGGACGTTCCAAGAAGAACATAGCCAAAAGCAGTGGACTCGAGAAGCCGAAGAAGAGAAAGTCTCGGAAGGAGAGTTATGCAATCTACATCTACAAGGTGCTGAAGCAGGTCCACCCGGACACCGGAATTTCGTCCAAGGCCATGAGCATCATGAACAGTTTCGTGAACGACGTCTTCGAGCGGATTTCCGCTGAGGCATCCCGGCTGGTCCACTACAACAAGCGGCAGACCGTGACATCCCGCGAGATCCAGACCGCGGTCCGCCTGCTGCTGCCCGGGGAGCTGGCCAAGCATGCCGTATCGGAAGGAACGAAAGCGGTGACCAAGTACACGAGCTCGCGAGAGTAG
- the LOC120415441 gene encoding histone H4, whose product MTGRGKGGKGLGKGGAKRHRKVLRDNIQGITKPAIRRLARRGGVKRISGLIYEETRGVLKVFLENVIRDAVTYTEHAKRKTVTAMDVVYALKRQGRTLYGFGG is encoded by the coding sequence ATGACTGGACGCGGCAAGGGAGGAAAAGGCCTTGGCAAGGGTGGCGCCAAGCGGCATCGCAAGGTTTTACGCGACAACATCCAGGGCATCACCAAGCCGGCCATTCGGCGTTTGGCCCGTCGCGGTGGCGTGAAGCGGATTTCCGGACTGATCTACGAGGAGACGCGCGGCGTTCTGAAGGTGTTCCTGGAGAATGTCATCCGAGATGCTGTGACGTACACGGAGCACGCTAAACGCAAGACGGTCACCGCTATGGACGTTGTGTACGCGCTCAAGCGGCAAGGACGTACCCTGTACGGATTCGGCGGATAA